One genomic segment of Heterodontus francisci isolate sHetFra1 chromosome 25, sHetFra1.hap1, whole genome shotgun sequence includes these proteins:
- the rabif gene encoding guanine nucleotide exchange factor MSS4, with protein sequence MSYSLTCSFHCGKLFLPSMRQRVALGTEESSVEGTCYKEHWFVDDMYTFENVGFTKNVNNIKYLVCADCEIGPLAGHCLDDKKSFYVALDRVQHE encoded by the exons ATGAGTTACTCACTAACCTGCTCCTTCCACTGCGGcaaa CTCTTTCTTCCATCCATGAGGCAGAGGGTGGCACTGGGCACCGAGGAAAGCTCAGTAGAAGGGACATGCTACAAAGAGCACTGGTTCGTTGATGACATGTACACCTTTGAGAATGTGGGCTTCACAAAGAATGTGAACAACATCAAGTATTTGGTCTGTGCTGACTGTGAAATTGGGCCATTGGCTGGGCACTGCCTGGATGACAAGAAGAGCTTTTATGTGGCTTTGGATCGTGTGCAGCATGAATAG